The proteins below come from a single Argentina anserina chromosome 1, drPotAnse1.1, whole genome shotgun sequence genomic window:
- the LOC126798213 gene encoding uncharacterized protein LOC126798213 yields the protein MEMVKEATKMFAEGAGGVVLGSACDSFLKSIGKCCMFDYPVLESVKSTVENLRAVTPEMEDLNNKLGDRQDEVKELREELERGKSLLDEMSEVGYWSLYKASYNDQLVGLDASLKSLVGKLHLQSALVVKEVLVSTKETGRVVKRTKRKVDEVDENVKDILNIMKKQEQKDLANKVGLAIEGAGLVAGLEEIADLTCPAFLSDIRLDFAEMFRWLEEMHRRARRTIGLIETKTAASEVTLYFRVGELRDFRMLIEEGVNDIRKYPTILEWTDDLKSQYTSKFRDLNKTLEALYNRLAGMRPFRWRCGNCDESLAKASTSIGGSAGFAIQGN from the exons ATGGAAATGGTTAAGGAAGCAACGAAGATGTTTGCAGAGGGTGCTGGTGGAGTGGTGCTTGGATCGGCATGTGATTCCTTCTTGAAATCGATCGGGAAGTGCTGCATGTTTGATTATCCCGTCCTGGAGAGCGTCAAATCCACGGTGGAGAATTTGAGGGCAGTGACTCCAGAGATGGAAGATTTGAACAACAAATTGGGTGACCGTCAGGATGAAGTAAAAGAACTCAGAGAAGAACTGGAGAGGGGCAAAAGCCTTCTTGACGAGATGTCGGAGGTTGGATACTGGAGCCTCTACAAGGCAAGTTACAACGACCAACTGGTTGGATTGGATGCATCTCTTAAGAGTCTGGTGGGAAAACTACACCTGCAGTCAGCACTTGTTGTGAAGGAGGTCCTGGTTTCGACAAAGGAGACTGGTCGAGTTGTGAAGAGGACCAAAAGAAAAGTTGATGAAGTGGATGAAAATGTTAAAGATATACTGAACATTATGAAGAAACAAGAACAGAAGGATTTGGCAAACAAAG TGGGATTGGCAATTGAAGGGGCGGGTCTGGTAGCTGGACTAGAAGAAATTGCTGATCTGACTTGCCCTGCGTTCCTGTCAGACATACGGCTGGACTTTGCAGAAATGTTTCGGTGGCTTGAAGAAATGCATCGGCGGGCGCGCCGGACAATTGGATTGATAGAGACGAAGACGGCAGCAAGTGAAGTGACGCTTTATTTCCGGGTTGGGGAACTAAGGGATTTCAGAATGCTAATAGAGGAGGGAGTAAATGACATCCGCAAGTACCCCACGATTCTGGAGTGGACAGATGATCTCAAGTCTCAATACACCAGCAAATTTCGTGATTTGAATAAAACTCTCGAGGCTCTTTACAATCGTCTAGCTGGAATGCGACCATTTCGATGGAGGTGTGGAAACTGTGACGAGTCTCTTGCAAAAGCATCAACTTCAATTGGGGGTTCTGCAGGGTTTGCCATCCAGGGTAATTGA